One window of the Cryptomeria japonica chromosome 7, Sugi_1.0, whole genome shotgun sequence genome contains the following:
- the LOC131856667 gene encoding protein NRT1/ PTR FAMILY 5.2-like — protein MARFVCGRFIDKAAFLNSRHSNACSVTDVEEAKQVIRVLPIWLTVIFPSTIVVQGLSLFIKQAMTMDRHMGSNFEIPPGSIGVFFQIPLLFTIPIYDRLLIPLLRRFTGYPRGITILQRIGVGMMLQSIALVAAVLTEIVRLDVVESHGIAYDKDAIVPLSFLILIPQLVIMGEAMVEVGKLEFFYDQAPESMRSMGSAIYAASNGIGSFLSSAILTLVTHVTGRHRHKSWVLNNLNASRLDYFYALLLVLNIMNSVVFMTMSLSYTYKTEPSEAFGKASSKETLVVDNSV, from the coding sequence ATGGCTCGATTTGTGTGTGGCAGATTTATAGATAAAGCAGCATTcttaaattcaaggcattcaaatgCCTGCTCTGTGACAGATGTAGAGGAAGCAAAGCAGGTGataagagttcttcccatttggcTGACAGTCATATTTCCCAGTACAATAGTAGTACAAGGTTTATCGCTCTTTATCAAGCAGGCAATGACAATGGATAGGCATATGGGCTCTAACTTTGAAATTCCTCCTGGCAGTATTGGTGTTTTTTTTCAAATACCATTACTATTTACCATACCAATCTATGATCGCCTTTTAATCCCCCTTCTCAGAAGATTCACGGGATATCCACGAGGCATAACTATACTACAGCGGATTGGGGTTGGTATGATGCTTCAGAGTATTGCTCTTGTAGCGGCTGTTTTAACAGAAATTGTAAGGTTAGATGTAGTTGAAAGCCATGGAATTGCATATGATAAGGATGCAATTGTTCCCTTGTCTTTCTTAATTCTTATTCCACAGTTAGTAATAATGGGAGAAGCCATGGTTGAAGTAGGCAAACTGGAATTCTTTTATGATCAAGCTCCAGAGAGTATGCGAAGTATGGGAAGTGCAATTTATGCAGCCTCTAATGGAATTGGCTCTTTTCTCAGCAGCGCTATTCTAACACTTGTGACTCACGTTACTGGAAGACACAGACACAAAAGTTGGGTACTGAATAACCTCAATGCTTCACGACTGGATTATTTCTATGCACTTCTTTTAGTTCTGAATATCATGAACTCTGTTGTTTTCATGACTATGTCTTTGTCTTATACTTACAAAACAGAACCTAGTGAAGCCTTTGGAAAAGCTTCTTCCAAAGAAACACTAGTGGTAGACAATAGTGTCTAG
- the LOC131050187 gene encoding protein NRT1/ PTR FAMILY 5.1-like, with protein sequence MAGYKLLMSNEAEEFVSDESVDSKGRPSVRAKTGGWRACSLIIGYELVEKLALSGVLANLMVYLTTKLHEGTVSSSNNVSNWIGTLSLTPLHGAYIADTYLGCFWTFAGFSCIYILGVGILTLTVSLGSLKPP encoded by the exons ATGGCAGGGTACAAGCTACTCATGAGCAATGAAGCAGAAGAATTTGTTTCTGACGAATCAGTTGATTCGAAAGGAAGACCTAGTGTAAGAGCAAAGACTGGAGGGTGGAGAGCTTGTTCCCTAATTATTG GATACGAACTTGTTGAAAAGTTGGCTTTGTCTGGCGTTTTGGCAAATTTAATGGTGTATCTGACGACCAAGCTGCATGAAGGCACTGTCTCCTCCTCCAATAATGTCAGCAATTGGATTGGCACACTTTCTCTAACGCCCTTACATGGAGCATACATTGCTGATACATATTTGGGATGCTTTTGGACATTTGCAGgcttttcatgtatatatatactg GGAGTGGGAATTTTGACCCTAACAGTTTCATTGGGGTCTTTAAAACCACCATAA